One window of the Candidatus Woesearchaeota archaeon genome contains the following:
- a CDS encoding glycosyltransferase family 39 protein, producing MLSKSKKDDKTGVLRLFWVFIAIFLFLQILMLVLYPRIYWDSAVYIGIAKFLFSAGHLGFMEIIRPIGLSLLIGPLWKLGIDVILASRILAIAFSILFAYSTFLLGSRVFNKETGLLSSVLVMTTSSFFFWASQPMTDIPSITFCILAIYFLLGKKYWLVGLFSSLAFLFRWPSGLVLAVCGLAMAAATLISLPRGNYKAQIKKNRKNTVGGEGKFYSHFFPLFVSILKMLIAFAIPVMMFMAFNYAIYHGETAKVSHALFRPWILGIWHQENPAEAIHGIYANLMYYLFEMARQNFLLLLSIAGLILLARAKFWEDSNKTALMASFLIFFSYYTYIGNKQPRFLISFLPFVAILSAYAILHFTRNQRILPAPPKFMPLLVTIFVIAAISGAALNVPLVMDSANYNPGFKKGLNKAFANLPFGTKIITNTPVPAAYLDYLFVPNYYSQEGYYQAFATDQKAGGLVYISAGITCFRKDIDCQNTDDEFLQILLQRFNLIAVLSDGERPYYIFSKDETLPSLNDKYLLDRAVTLSRIPYGGNSIIVLRMDNAAGVYREDGKGNIWKAESFSRILNDLNSTPLTLSIIPADLLELNNSSLDLLRSYISTHDIAIAQNGFSYHDYGLGSEFAGRDYASQWNDIEQGRNIIEDKLGIVPLAFVPPYSSSDKNTLKALASLGYIIYSSVPGDPIVADEYGLKRYDQGISMVKDWASMKNKDADALISEYEASWPVKPYVLLAFQHFNFETGDFASLVSFVEYAKDHRAQFMNLDQLHLWLGFLDGVQLTASDNNIGINVSPEIQEKYPDFATAVTLSIKASVNMSVSTNLQSIILLNSASKPITVCLPECTIIDAGNYMRFQQIY from the coding sequence ATGCTTTCCAAAAGCAAGAAGGATGATAAGACAGGGGTATTGCGCTTGTTTTGGGTATTCATTGCAATATTCTTATTTTTGCAGATTCTCATGCTTGTTTTGTATCCCCGGATTTACTGGGACAGCGCTGTATACATTGGCATTGCCAAGTTTTTATTTTCCGCAGGGCATTTGGGTTTCATGGAAATTATTCGGCCTATAGGGCTGTCTCTTCTAATTGGGCCATTGTGGAAGCTGGGCATTGATGTTATCTTGGCTTCCAGGATTTTGGCCATAGCCTTTTCAATCTTGTTCGCATATTCAACCTTCCTTTTGGGGTCAAGGGTCTTCAACAAGGAGACTGGTCTTTTGTCATCTGTGCTTGTAATGACGACTTCTTCATTTTTTTTCTGGGCAAGCCAGCCAATGACCGACATACCTTCAATCACATTTTGCATTCTGGCAATATATTTCCTGCTGGGGAAAAAATACTGGCTTGTGGGCTTATTCTCATCCCTTGCTTTTCTTTTCAGGTGGCCCAGCGGGCTGGTTCTGGCAGTGTGCGGCCTTGCCATGGCGGCGGCCACGCTCATCAGCCTCCCACGCGGCAATTATAAGGCACAAATCAAAAAAAATAGGAAAAATACTGTTGGAGGCGAGGGAAAATTTTATTCGCACTTTTTCCCCCTTTTTGTCAGCATCCTAAAAATGCTCATTGCCTTTGCCATCCCTGTCATGATGTTTATGGCATTTAATTATGCAATCTATCATGGGGAAACCGCAAAAGTGTCACATGCGCTTTTCAGGCCATGGATTCTTGGCATATGGCACCAGGAAAACCCTGCTGAGGCAATACATGGCATATATGCCAATCTTATGTACTATCTTTTTGAAATGGCAAGGCAGAATTTCCTCTTGCTGTTATCAATTGCCGGCCTGATACTCCTTGCGCGCGCAAAATTTTGGGAGGATAGCAATAAAACGGCGCTCATGGCTTCCTTTCTCATATTTTTCTCTTACTACACATATATTGGCAACAAGCAGCCAAGATTTTTGATATCTTTCCTCCCATTTGTGGCAATACTCTCAGCCTATGCTATCTTGCATTTTACAAGAAATCAGCGAATCCTGCCCGCACCTCCTAAATTCATGCCACTTTTGGTGACCATTTTTGTCATTGCTGCAATTTCAGGCGCAGCTTTGAATGTGCCGCTGGTAATGGATTCTGCAAATTATAACCCTGGTTTCAAAAAAGGGCTCAACAAGGCATTTGCCAATTTGCCCTTTGGCACGAAAATCATAACAAATACTCCCGTCCCTGCAGCATACCTGGATTACCTATTTGTTCCAAACTATTACTCACAGGAGGGCTATTATCAGGCATTTGCAACAGACCAAAAAGCAGGAGGCCTGGTATACATAAGTGCGGGTATAACATGTTTCCGGAAAGATATTGACTGCCAGAATACAGATGATGAATTCCTGCAAATCCTATTGCAGAGGTTTAATCTCATTGCTGTTTTGTCAGATGGTGAAAGGCCATACTATATTTTCAGCAAGGATGAGACGCTTCCCTCTCTTAATGACAAGTATTTGCTTGACCGCGCTGTTACCCTTTCCAGGATTCCCTATGGGGGAAACAGCATAATAGTTTTGCGCATGGACAATGCAGCAGGAGTCTATAGGGAAGATGGCAAGGGCAACATCTGGAAAGCAGAAAGCTTCAGCCGGATTCTGAACGACTTGAATTCCACGCCATTGACCTTGAGCATAATCCCTGCTGATTTGCTTGAGCTGAATAATTCGTCTCTGGACCTGCTTAGGAGTTATATCTCAACGCACGATATTGCCATAGCACAAAATGGCTTCTCATACCATGACTATGGGCTGGGATCAGAATTTGCAGGCCGGGATTACGCATCCCAGTGGAATGACATTGAGCAGGGCAGGAATATTATCGAAGATAAGCTTGGGATTGTCCCCTTGGCTTTTGTCCCTCCATATTCATCATCGGATAAAAATACACTGAAGGCATTGGCCAGCCTTGGTTATATAATTTACAGTTCTGTTCCCGGTGACCCAATTGTTGCTGATGAATACGGTCTTAAGCGATATGACCAGGGGATTTCCATGGTTAAAGACTGGGCTTCAATGAAAAATAAGGATGCGGATGCGCTTATTTCTGAGTATGAGGCAAGCTGGCCAGTCAAGCCTTATGTCTTGCTTGCTTTCCAGCATTTCAACTTTGAAACTGGTGATTTTGCCAGCCTTGTTTCTTTTGTGGAATATGCAAAGGACCATCGCGCTCAATTCATGAATCTTGACCAATTGCATCTTTGGCTGGGTTTTTTGGATGGCGTACAGCTCACTGCATCAGACAATAACATTGGCATAAATGTTTCCCCGGAAATCCAGGAAAAATATCCTGATTTCGCCACAGCCGTGACACTCTCTATAAAAGCTTCTGTCAACATGTCTGTTTCCACAAACCTTCAAAGCATAATCCTCCTAAATTCAGCCTCCAAGCCCATAACAGTCTGCCTTCCTGAGTGCACAATTATAGATGCAGGCAATTATATGCGTTTTCAGCAAATATATTAG
- a CDS encoding thioredoxin fold domain-containing protein: MASNRKFSKKIYMAAGVFTLLIFALGVALGIIMDYQRLRWSSQANEQFDLDYKRLQFQTIYLTYIQNDNASCSVLYGSLDDAISDLDYSLDRVTQYEQESRLQKNQFTLIKRRYLLDNLKYWVLARETKRNCNLDVVTVLYFFSEENCPQCSDLGVVLTYHKKIYEQSLLVFPINVDLEKDEPVIELLRKRYQVYSLPAIVIEDQKYEGYYNRAQLGDIICSSFSNSRPECAD; this comes from the coding sequence ATGGCATCAAATCGCAAATTCAGCAAGAAAATATATATGGCAGCAGGGGTATTCACCCTGCTTATATTTGCACTCGGCGTGGCACTTGGAATAATCATGGATTACCAGCGGCTGCGCTGGTCCAGCCAGGCAAATGAGCAATTTGACCTTGATTACAAGCGGCTTCAATTCCAGACCATATATCTGACATATATACAGAATGACAATGCAAGCTGTTCTGTTCTGTACGGCAGCCTTGACGATGCAATATCAGATTTGGATTACTCTCTTGACAGGGTCACGCAATATGAGCAGGAAAGCAGGCTGCAGAAGAACCAGTTCACACTGATCAAGAGGAGATATCTTCTCGACAACCTGAAATACTGGGTTCTTGCCAGGGAAACTAAGCGCAACTGCAATCTGGATGTAGTCACAGTCCTGTATTTCTTTTCTGAGGAGAATTGCCCGCAATGCTCAGACCTTGGTGTGGTGCTGACATACCACAAAAAAATTTATGAGCAGAGCCTGCTGGTTTTCCCAATCAATGTTGACCTCGAGAAAGACGAGCCTGTAATAGAATTGCTGCGAAAGCGCTATCAGGTTTACAGCCTTCCTGCAATAGTTATAGAAGACCAGAAATATGAAGGATACTACAACAGGGCGCAATTGGGGGATATTATCTGCTCCAGTTTCAGTAATTCCAGGCCAGAATGTGCCGATTGA
- a CDS encoding glycosyltransferase family 2 protein, giving the protein MDFGTTLIIWGAYIVGLYITIFWLMVFISREMAFKEEEDGDRALLDFPTVTVVIPAYNEEHHIYSCLESIFRLEYPPEKLQVIVINDGSKDKTAQKVKKFMRAEKTGNRLTLISKANSGKANSLNIALQRLHTKLFVCLDADSTVEPDTLKKMVHTFEKGGSRLAIVTPAMKVKKPKKFFQKLQRIEYISVIFVARLMSQLDCLYVAPGPFSLYRTSIIKKLGGFSESNLTEDMEIAYRVQKHNYKIKQCFDANVYTIAPENTRELYKQRNRWYKGGLLNAYKYRNLFLNKNYGDFGIMQMSVNVFNFFLAIAGLTLFSYFFLYPIIKQLWNTWLIRFDLLPYLEDFFTFKFTVLDIDISNVFIFVSLFLITFATVVLAHRNAKEKVRKASVFQILYYFFLYYIMLSFITLIVILEVIIGKRQKW; this is encoded by the coding sequence ATGGATTTCGGAACAACGCTAATAATATGGGGAGCATATATTGTCGGCCTATACATCACTATATTCTGGCTTATGGTCTTCATTTCCAGGGAAATGGCCTTTAAGGAAGAAGAGGATGGGGACAGGGCATTACTGGATTTTCCCACGGTAACAGTGGTCATCCCTGCTTATAATGAAGAGCATCACATTTACAGCTGTCTTGAATCCATTTTTAGGCTTGAATACCCTCCAGAGAAGCTGCAGGTCATTGTGATAAATGATGGCAGCAAAGACAAAACAGCCCAAAAAGTGAAAAAATTCATGCGGGCTGAGAAAACTGGCAATCGCCTTACTCTCATCAGCAAAGCCAACAGCGGAAAAGCCAATTCCCTGAACATAGCCCTGCAAAGGCTTCATACAAAATTATTTGTCTGCCTTGATGCAGATTCCACAGTAGAGCCCGACACCCTTAAAAAAATGGTCCATACCTTTGAAAAAGGCGGTTCCAGGCTCGCCATTGTTACCCCTGCAATGAAAGTAAAGAAGCCAAAGAAATTTTTCCAGAAGCTTCAGAGAATAGAATACATTTCTGTTATTTTTGTGGCCCGCCTGATGAGCCAGCTGGACTGCCTTTACGTGGCACCGGGGCCGTTTTCACTCTATAGGACATCCATCATCAAAAAGCTGGGGGGCTTCAGCGAATCAAACCTCACAGAGGACATGGAAATCGCATACCGGGTGCAAAAGCACAATTACAAGATCAAGCAGTGCTTTGATGCGAATGTCTACACCATTGCGCCGGAAAATACCAGGGAACTGTACAAACAGAGAAACAGGTGGTATAAGGGGGGCCTTCTCAACGCCTATAAATATCGCAACCTTTTCCTGAATAAGAATTACGGTGATTTTGGCATTATGCAGATGTCCGTGAATGTCTTCAATTTTTTCCTGGCGATTGCAGGGCTGACGTTATTCTCATACTTTTTCCTTTATCCAATAATCAAGCAGCTTTGGAACACATGGCTTATTCGCTTTGACTTGCTTCCATACCTTGAAGATTTCTTCACCTTCAAGTTTACGGTGCTGGACATTGACATTTCTAACGTTTTCATTTTCGTGTCCCTTTTTTTAATTACATTCGCAACTGTGGTTTTGGCTCATCGCAATGCCAAGGAAAAAGTGAGAAAAGCGAGCGTCTTCCAGATCCTGTATTACTTTTTCCTCTATTATATCATGCTCAGCTTTATAACCTTGATTGTAATACTGGAGGTCATAATAGGCAAAAGGCAAAAGTGGTAG
- a CDS encoding glycosyltransferase family 39 protein has translation MIKKEYLALGLIFALVFSIRLYIAFGDEYLDYDAYFNLRQAGIIRETGIPAYNDELSYGGRFFTFLPSFHYLLAGGSYLLAPDLVAKILPNLLASLLTIVVFLVSRELTKNSNASLFSALLSGFIPIFFAETIVSASVMSFVVPLLFFLMYCFMKIQQNSKYVTSYIIFFAILVLAHPISIVLIMAIYFYLLICKLEKIKISQKEIELAIFSAFLWLWANLMIYKKAILIHGYSVIWQNLPPILYRQNFVGIDFFQAILMIGVLPFLFGIYIIYKGLYGQKNKNLYILVAFAVSIAIILWLKLISLTIGFIFLGAVLAVLFSQFYVKFFYYIQKTKLAHYWPYMVIGLYAVVIITSLVPSIEAADDNKNMNMPTAAEVEALAWLRENTPESSTILASPEEGHIIAYMAGRKTIADTNFILIGDLGQRLEDINTLYKGRFLTNAVLLLNKYGVNYIYLSPRTRRALDVDSLAYEDGKCITKVYDSDNIMIYKSSCIVNQN, from the coding sequence ATGATAAAGAAGGAATATTTAGCGCTTGGACTGATATTTGCATTAGTTTTCTCCATAAGGCTATATATCGCGTTCGGAGACGAATACCTTGACTATGATGCATATTTCAATCTTCGCCAGGCGGGCATTATAAGGGAAACAGGCATTCCGGCATACAACGACGAGCTCAGCTACGGTGGCAGGTTTTTCACATTTTTGCCCTCTTTTCACTACTTGCTGGCAGGGGGAAGCTATTTGCTGGCACCTGACCTTGTGGCAAAAATTTTGCCTAATCTGCTCGCAAGCCTTCTGACCATAGTTGTCTTCCTCGTCAGCAGGGAATTGACCAAGAATTCGAATGCCTCTCTTTTTTCAGCCCTGCTGTCAGGGTTTATCCCGATATTTTTTGCTGAAACAATAGTCTCTGCCTCAGTGATGTCATTCGTGGTCCCGTTGCTGTTCTTTTTGATGTATTGTTTTATGAAAATCCAGCAAAACAGCAAATATGTCACATCCTACATAATTTTCTTTGCCATTCTTGTCCTTGCCCATCCAATATCAATTGTACTGATAATGGCAATCTACTTTTACCTGTTGATCTGCAAGCTCGAGAAGATCAAAATTTCGCAAAAAGAAATTGAGCTGGCCATATTTTCGGCTTTTTTATGGCTCTGGGCCAATCTCATGATTTACAAGAAAGCAATCCTGATTCACGGGTACTCTGTTATCTGGCAAAACCTTCCACCTATCCTTTACCGCCAGAATTTTGTAGGCATTGATTTTTTTCAGGCAATCCTGATGATAGGCGTGCTGCCTTTCCTGTTCGGCATTTACATCATATACAAGGGGCTTTACGGACAGAAGAATAAGAACCTGTACATACTTGTTGCATTTGCGGTTTCCATAGCCATCATATTATGGCTGAAACTGATCAGCCTCACAATAGGGTTTATTTTTCTTGGGGCGGTGTTGGCTGTGCTGTTCAGCCAGTTCTATGTCAAGTTTTTTTATTACATACAAAAGACCAAATTAGCGCATTACTGGCCTTATATGGTAATCGGGCTTTATGCCGTTGTCATCATCACATCGCTGGTGCCATCTATAGAGGCAGCAGATGACAACAAGAATATGAACATGCCAACTGCGGCTGAAGTCGAAGCCTTGGCATGGCTGAGGGAAAATACCCCTGAATCCAGCACAATCCTGGCATCACCTGAAGAGGGGCATATCATTGCTTATATGGCAGGCAGGAAGACTATTGCAGACACAAATTTTATACTCATAGGTGATTTGGGCCAAAGGCTTGAAGATATCAACACGCTCTATAAAGGCCGATTCCTGACAAACGCTGTTTTATTGCTGAACAAATATGGTGTCAATTACATTTATCTGAGCCCAAGGACCAGAAGGGCGCTTGACGTTGACAGTCTTGCTTACGAGGACGGAAAATGCATAACCAAGGTATATGATTCGGACAATATCATGATATACAAGTCAAGCTGCATTGTAAATCAAAATTAA
- a CDS encoding DNA repair protein RadB, with product MGTWAASALMVPVQGIRLDAMTGKQEVGGILQKLSPGIRGVITIYGEGGSGKTMICLEACINVALQGKKIIYVDPQNNFSAERIKQIAPDGKARDILSKIIIVTPEGFEDQEKLFDRLRKGIREGVGLLVVDPISVFYRLEFAKKDKKAYLINRNLGVQLSYLNDISRKSNIPVFITAQVQASPETKQEASIVGGSVIDHMSGYVIEIRRIDNKRRQVVLKKPKGTGRKEVAFEILEKGISIL from the coding sequence ATGGGCACTTGGGCTGCAAGTGCCTTGATGGTGCCGGTTCAGGGTATTAGGCTGGATGCAATGACGGGAAAGCAAGAAGTTGGAGGGATACTGCAAAAATTATCACCTGGAATCAGGGGAGTCATAACTATCTATGGCGAAGGAGGATCTGGCAAGACCATGATTTGCCTTGAAGCCTGCATCAATGTCGCCCTGCAGGGAAAAAAGATAATTTATGTGGACCCCCAGAACAATTTTTCTGCAGAAAGGATTAAGCAAATAGCCCCCGATGGAAAGGCAAGGGATATCCTTTCAAAGATTATTATTGTAACACCGGAGGGCTTTGAAGACCAGGAAAAATTATTTGACAGGCTCAGAAAAGGCATCAGGGAAGGCGTTGGCCTGCTTGTTGTGGATCCAATCTCTGTTTTCTACAGGCTGGAATTCGCCAAGAAGGACAAAAAAGCCTATTTGATCAATCGCAATCTCGGGGTCCAGCTTAGCTACCTGAATGACATTTCGCGAAAATCCAACATTCCTGTATTCATTACAGCCCAGGTGCAGGCAAGCCCTGAGACCAAGCAGGAAGCCTCCATCGTAGGTGGGTCAGTGATAGACCATATGAGCGGATATGTTATAGAAATCAGGCGCATTGACAACAAGAGAAGGCAGGTTGTCCTGAAAAAGCCCAA